In Ptychodera flava strain L36383 chromosome 21, AS_Pfla_20210202, whole genome shotgun sequence, a genomic segment contains:
- the LOC139122202 gene encoding kappa-type opioid receptor-like: protein MANTTTVRASGVCFPDLAVPVVIPALHAAAVSLISITGVLGNFFILVFIYTFCRSSLDRQPVTLFYGNLALADLMTSLFYQPLMVVSIVNNEFPFSGDVCRLVTIAFSMIPGVMTIFTQTAMALYSFVRTRNATRPSLRGSSKKKILTVCVLVWLLAVVVFLPWLVIPKEFPFEYDFRVNTCFVAVNPHHLTIIGFIIPSIIITFSYTYVFLATRSRLLKGQSKVSPLRNDVEDMINRARAIRQQKAAVKVAKNSLILCAAYYLCWLPIHIKQFLDHGCSFFSHTALHRFAVTSLFMNTTINTALYAWRNRNFPRGVLAILTCRIHKHKLQLAGALPRKAAPAEGDHAHQPNNSGTTNALPLTSTYIAEGYANVSRSRASMIRNTVQASSAECSGSHDTYRL from the coding sequence CGCTGTGTCACTCATATCCATCACGGGCGTTCTCGGTAACTTCTTCATACTCGTCTTCATCTACACTTTTTGTCGAAGCTCTTTAGACAGACAACCGGTAACGCTCTTTTACGGCAACTTGGCCCTGGCGGATTTAATGACGTCCCTTTTCTACCAGCCGTTGATGGTGGTGTCCATTGTCAACAACGAATTTCCCTTCAGCGGAGACGTCTGTCGTCTCGTCACTATAGCTTTCTCGATGATACCCGGTGTAATGACGATCTTCACCCAAACTGCGATGGCTCTGTACAGCTTTGTGCGCACCCGCAATGCTACCAGGCCGTCGCTTCGCGGGTCAAGTAAGAAGAAGATTCTCACAGTTTGTGTTCTCGTGTGGCTTTTGGCCGTTGTCGTGTTCCTTCCCTGGTTGGTCATACCAAAAGAATTTCCGTTCGAATACGACTTTCGGGTGAACACATGTTTCGTTGCGGTAAACCCTCACCATTTAACCATCATCGGATTCATCATACCATCGATCATAATCACATTCTCCTACACATACGTTTTCCTTGCGACGCGCTCTCGATTGCTGAAAGGTCAGTCAAAAGTCTCACCGCTACGAAACGATGTTGAAGATATGATCAATCGAGCGAGAGCTATTCGGCAGCAGAAAGCCGCAGTTAAAGTCGCTAAGAATTCATTGATTCTATGTGCCGCGTACTACCTCTGCTGGCTGCCTATACACATCAAACAGTTCCTGGATCACGGCTGCAGTTTCTTCAGTCACACGGCACTGCACCGATTTGCTGTAACTAGCCTGTTTATGAACACAACGATAAACACGGCTTTGTACGCCTGGAGGAATCGGAACTTCCCGAGGGGCGTTTTGGCGATTTTGACATGCCGCATTCATAAGCATAAACTTCAACTCGCTGGCGCCTTGCCACGGAAGGCGGCCCCGGCAGAGGGAGATCACGCCCACCAGCCCAACAACAGTGGCACCACAAATGCTCTTCCGCTAACGTCAACATACATTGCCGAAGGCTACGCAAATGTATCGCGTTCTAGGGCCTCGATGATTCGAAACACTGTCCAAGCAAGTTCCGCTGAGTGTTCTGGGTCCCACGACACCTACAGACTCTGA